The Streptomyces sp. 11x1 genomic sequence CCCGCCCGCTCATCGCCCAAGTAGGCCGCCACGTACGACCGTACGATGTCCCGCGTCGCGTCCCCTTCCGGGGCTTGCGGCCGCTCGGCCCGCGTGAGCGGACGCTCCCAACACGCCTCCCGCGCGAGCAGCGGCAACGGCCGCCCCCGCGCCGCCCAACTCCGCGCGGCCTGCGCCGCCCAGCGCCGCCACCGGGCCCGATGGGGACTCAGCTCGGGCACCGCGACTCCTCGGGCACGAGGAAGTACGCCCAGACGCACTTGCTGTACGGCCGCACGTCGTGCCTCCACCGCCCGGAGAGGGCGCCGACGAGCAAGAGCCCGCGCCCGCCGTCGCACGCCAGGCGCGGGACCGGAAGCCTGCTCCGGTCGGGGTCGGACACCTCGACCAGCAGCCCACAGCCCCAAATCGACACGACGACCTCGATCTCGGCGAGCGTCACCCGACAGTGCCGCACGGCACTGCTGACCGGCTCGGTCACCACGGTCGCGATGTCATCGGCGAGTTCCCCGCCGACCGCCCAGTCCTCCTGCACGGCCCCCTCCTCCACGTCGCGCCCGACAGCTGGAGGGCCTTCCTGGCCGGCGTCAAGGAGGGTCCGCTCGGGCCGTAGGAGGGCTCCCTGTGCTGTTAGGGTGACGTGCGCCTGCCAGGGGACGTGGGTCCTGTTTGCAGGTGTGACATCAAATCGACGCTACTCAACGGGGGTTGAGCTACGTGCAGTCTCGTCATGTCCGGGCAATAGCGGTCTTCGGTATCGCCGTGTTCGCGCTCACGGGAGCGCGCGGCTCCGGCGGAGCAGGCTGCTCCGGTGGCTCCTCGTCGTCCAGTTCGTCCAGCTCCAGTGGGGGCGGCAGTGACAGCGGCGGGACGAGCACCACGGGCGGGAGCACCACCACGGGGACGGGCGGGTCGTCCAGCTCCAAGGGGGCCGCGCGCGATCTGAAGATCGAGACCTGCGAGTACGACAACGGCCTCGCCGCCCGCGTACGCGCCACCAACAGCAGCGCGACCAGCACGTACACCTACAAGTTCGAGGTCAAGTTCACGGACGCCGACGGCAAGCACGTCGCTACGACCGAGGGCGGCGCCATCCGGTCCGTGCCCGCCGGGGAATCCGACGTCCTCAACGTCAAGGTGATCGAGGGCTCGGTGGACGGCAGCGCCTTCGCGGCCAGTGGCGGCACCTGCAAGTTGACCAACCTGTCGCGTACGGCTGAGTGAGGGTGCCGCTCATGCACGAGCAAACACGGGCGCGCGGACTGAAGTTCGCGGCGATGACGGTGATCGTCGTGCTCACGCTGACCGGATTCTCGACCCGAAGCAGTGGCGGCACGAGCTCCAGCGGCGGCAGCAGCGACGGCGGCAGCGGAGGCGGCTGCAGCAGCTCCTCCCAGGACCACGACAGCTCGTCCTCCTCGTCCGGCGGCAGTACGTCGGGCCTGGGCAAGAGCGATGACGACTACGACGACTCGTACGACGACAGCTATGACGACTCGTACGACGACAGCGATACCGCCGAGCCCCAGGACTTCCCCGAGGACGGCACCGCCAAGCTGATCAGCTGTGCGACCGTGAAGACGCCGTACGCGACCGTCGAGGTCACGAACCCGAACGCGTACGAGGCGGACTTCCTGGTCGAGGTGACCTTCAACGACGGAAAGGACACCTCGGTCGACTCGGTCACCCAGAAGGTCACCGTGCCCGCGAACGGCACGGCCGAGGCCGAGGTGAACGTAGATGCCGGTGTAGTCGCCTCGGTGAAGGAATGCGAGGTCGACTCCCGGGCCCTGTGGACGAGCAACTGACGGACGCTCCTACCTGACGCGGGCCTCGCCACTCGACCGGCGGCTCGTGAACAACTCGGCCTGCCGGTCCGGCGACAGGTTGCCCAGCGACACCAGGTGCGGGGCGTACGCGAGAGCGTGCGCCCTGGCCGCTTCCTGGGCGGCCCAGCAGGCGCGGACGGTGCCCTGGACTGCCTCCGGGGGGTATCCGGCGATCACCTCGGCGCACCGTACGGCCGCCGTGGCCGCCCCGCCGGGTTCCGTCAGCTCCGAGACCAGCCCCATCTCGTACGCCCGGCGCGCGGACATTCGCTCGGCGGTGCCCATCAGTGCCATGCGTGCCGCCTCGGCGAAGGGCATCCGCTGGGCCATGAGGATGGACTCGAAGGCGCTGACCATGCCGTAGGTGGTATGGGGGTCGAAGAAGGTGGCGGAGGGGTCGGCGACCAGGAAGTCCGACTCGCCGAGCAGGTAGAAGGCTCCGCCGCAGGCCATGCCGTTGACGGCGGCGATCAGGGGTTTCCAGCAGCCGTTGGACTTCGGGCCGATCCTGAGGAGGGGGTCATCGATCGCGTAGGGGGAGCTCGGCTGCGGGACGGCGCTCGCCGCGTCCCGGTCGAGGCCCGTGCAGAAGGCGCGTTCGCCCGCGCCGGTCACCACGACCGCCCGTACCGTGTCGTCGAGCCTCAACTCCCGCCAGAACAGGGCCAGCTGCTCTGCCATCGGCAGGTCGATCGCGTTCAGCCGGTCCGGGCGGTCCAGGGTCACGAGGGCCACGCCCGTGGCCTTGTCCGTCGTCGTGCGCAGGGTCACGGCCGCTCCAGTACCCATTGGGGGAGGCCGGTGGAGGTGAACACCACCTGCACTCTGGCCCCGATCCGGATCCGTTCCGCCGGTACCGAGTCCAGGCGGGCTCCCGGCCCGCTCACCAGGTTGCCGACGAGACGGATGCGCGGGGCGTCGGCCAGTTCGACCAGGACGACGTGGTACGGGGCCTGCTCCGCGTAGTCGGGGAGCAGCGGCGGGTGCGGGCGGACGTACGACCAGATGCGGCCCCGGCCCGAGACCCGGCGCCACTCGGCCGCGAAGGAGCGGCAGTGCGGGCAGCAGGGGCGGGGTGGGAAGCGGAACTCGCCGCAGTCGGCGCAG encodes the following:
- a CDS encoding enoyl-CoA hydratase/isomerase family protein codes for the protein MTLRTTTDKATGVALVTLDRPDRLNAIDLPMAEQLALFWRELRLDDTVRAVVVTGAGERAFCTGLDRDAASAVPQPSSPYAIDDPLLRIGPKSNGCWKPLIAAVNGMACGGAFYLLGESDFLVADPSATFFDPHTTYGMVSAFESILMAQRMPFAEAARMALMGTAERMSARRAYEMGLVSELTEPGGAATAAVRCAEVIAGYPPEAVQGTVRACWAAQEAARAHALAYAPHLVSLGNLSPDRQAELFTSRRSSGEARVR
- a CDS encoding ATP-binding protein, whose translation is MQEDWAVGGELADDIATVVTEPVSSAVRHCRVTLAEIEVVVSIWGCGLLVEVSDPDRSRLPVPRLACDGGRGLLLVGALSGRWRHDVRPYSKCVWAYFLVPEESRCPS
- a CDS encoding OB-fold domain-containing protein yields the protein MLTPVVDDDGAPFWEYAARGELRVQACADCGEFRFPPRPCCPHCRSFAAEWRRVSGRGRIWSYVRPHPPLLPDYAEQAPYHVVLVELADAPRIRLVGNLVSGPGARLDSVPAERIRIGARVQVVFTSTGLPQWVLERP